One Pseudomonas rhizophila DNA window includes the following coding sequences:
- a CDS encoding two-component system sensor histidine kinase NtrB — translation MTAEQASSPRVKQAQRLLRLYHLYRLSIGITLVLLISSNMDNRLLEFANDDLLRSGSWLYLVLNILLVVFLENTRRPARLFGLALTDVLLLSWLFYAAGGAPSAIGNLLIVSVAIGNTLLRGRIGLLIAAVATLGIVGSSFFLDLSDSSRPSSYLQAGTLGALCFAAALLVQGLTRRLEASEILAEQRASEVVGLEALNALILQRMRTGILVLDRQRRVQLANESALNLLGMHDLVGQRLDDCSGALVERLQLWLNNPSLRPQSLTINGTGLTLQPSFIALGHHDQHQILVFLEDLAQVAQHAQQLKLASLGRLTAGIAHEIRNPLGAISHAAQLLRESEELNDADRRLTQIIQDHSQRMNRVIENVLQLSRRQQTTPQRLDLRIWLDQFVRQARENAAGHQHLHLSINPGDYLTLMDPDQLTQVLDNLLRNAWRHSAMAHEEAEVWLKLFIDPHSQLSTLDIIDNGPGVTPDQQAHLFEPFFTTSSQGTGLGLYLSRELCESNQARLDFKPRQGGGCFRITFAHGRKQI, via the coding sequence GTGACCGCTGAGCAAGCCTCAAGCCCTCGCGTCAAACAGGCGCAGCGCCTGCTGCGTCTCTATCACCTGTACCGTCTAAGCATCGGCATCACCCTGGTGTTGCTGATCTCCAGCAACATGGACAACCGCCTGCTGGAGTTCGCCAACGACGATTTGCTGCGCAGCGGCAGCTGGTTGTATCTGGTGCTGAATATCCTGCTGGTGGTGTTTCTTGAAAATACCCGCCGCCCAGCCCGGCTGTTCGGCCTGGCTCTGACCGACGTGCTGTTGTTGTCGTGGCTGTTCTACGCTGCCGGCGGCGCCCCCAGCGCCATCGGCAACCTGCTCATCGTCTCGGTGGCCATCGGCAATACGTTGTTGCGAGGCCGAATCGGCCTATTGATTGCCGCTGTCGCCACGCTGGGCATCGTCGGATCGAGCTTCTTCCTTGACCTCAGCGATTCGAGCCGTCCCAGCAGTTATCTGCAGGCCGGTACCCTGGGGGCCTTGTGTTTTGCCGCCGCGCTGCTGGTGCAAGGCCTGACCCGACGCCTGGAAGCCAGTGAAATCCTCGCCGAACAACGGGCCAGCGAAGTAGTCGGTCTGGAAGCGCTCAACGCACTGATCCTGCAACGCATGCGCACCGGCATCCTGGTGCTCGATCGCCAGCGCCGGGTGCAATTGGCTAACGAAAGCGCATTGAACCTGTTGGGCATGCACGACCTGGTCGGCCAGCGGCTCGACGACTGCTCCGGCGCCCTGGTGGAGCGGCTACAGCTGTGGTTGAACAACCCCAGCCTGCGTCCGCAAAGCCTGACCATTAACGGCACCGGCCTGACCTTGCAACCGAGTTTCATTGCCCTGGGGCATCACGATCAGCATCAGATCCTGGTCTTCCTCGAAGACCTGGCCCAAGTGGCCCAGCACGCCCAGCAGTTGAAACTCGCCTCCCTGGGGCGCCTCACCGCCGGTATCGCCCATGAAATCCGCAACCCGTTGGGGGCGATCAGCCATGCGGCGCAATTGCTGCGCGAGTCCGAGGAACTGAACGACGCAGATCGGCGTCTGACGCAGATCATCCAGGATCACTCCCAACGAATGAACCGCGTCATTGAAAACGTCCTGCAACTGTCCCGCCGCCAGCAGACCACGCCGCAGCGCCTGGATCTGCGGATCTGGCTCGACCAGTTCGTCCGACAAGCCCGGGAAAACGCGGCTGGGCATCAGCACTTGCACCTGAGCATCAACCCGGGTGACTACCTCACGCTGATGGACCCCGATCAGTTGACCCAGGTGCTCGACAACCTCCTGCGCAACGCCTGGCGTCACAGCGCGATGGCCCATGAAGAGGCTGAGGTCTGGCTGAAGCTGTTCATCGATCCCCACAGCCAGCTGTCCACGCTGGACATTATCGACAACGGCCCCGGCGTGACACCGGACCAGCAAGCGCATTTGTTCGAACCTTTCTTCACCACCAGCAGCCAGGGCACCGGCCTTGGGCTCTATCTGTCCCGTGAGCTGTGCGAAAGCAACCAGGCCCGCCTAGACTTCAAACCACGCCAAGGCGGCGGCTGCTTTCGCATCACTTTTGCTCACGGACGGAAACAGATTTGA
- a CDS encoding type IV pilin protein — MRRSNRGFTLIEIMIVIAIIGIVITVGYPSLTEYMKKGRRAEIAGLLSEQAQILERHYSKNNVYTNATGLSSGNDFYTITQTLMDQSFTLTAVRNSASSMATDKCGDFTINNTGARSIINAAAGLTAKDCWGR; from the coding sequence ATGCGCAGATCCAACCGGGGTTTCACCTTGATCGAAATCATGATCGTGATCGCCATCATCGGTATCGTGATCACCGTCGGCTATCCGAGCCTGACCGAATACATGAAAAAGGGCCGAAGGGCCGAAATCGCCGGGCTGCTATCGGAGCAGGCGCAGATTCTTGAGCGCCATTACTCCAAGAACAATGTCTACACCAACGCGACCGGGCTGAGCAGCGGTAATGATTTCTACACCATTACCCAGACGCTCATGGATCAGAGTTTCACCCTGACTGCCGTGCGCAACAGCGCCTCGTCCATGGCCACCGACAAGTGCGGTGATTTCACCATCAACAACACGGGCGCGCGAAGCATCATCAACGCTGCTGCCGGGCTGACTGCCAAGGATTGCTGGGGTCGCTGA
- a CDS encoding outer membrane protein assembly factor BamD, with protein MQVKHLLLIAILALTAACSSKEVVDENLSEVELYQQAQTDLDNNSYTSATAKLKALESRYPFGRYADQAQLELIYANYKNAEPEAAKSAAERFIRLHPQHPNVDYAYYLKGLTSFDQDVGLLARFLPLDMTKRDPGAARDSYNEFAQLTSRFPNSRYSPDAKQRMIYLRNLLAAYEIHVADYYLTRQAYVAAANRGRYVVENFQETPSVGDGLAVMTEAYQRLHLDDLAATSLETLKLNYPDHPSLEDGQFTPRVDEADNRSWLSKATLGLIESRPPLPPGETRANQDVQRQFQDAKEAIPNELKPKDENGDVLEEEEPESESSDRSWFSYMTFGLFD; from the coding sequence ATGCAAGTGAAACACCTGCTGCTGATCGCCATCCTCGCATTGACTGCTGCTTGCTCGTCGAAGGAAGTCGTAGACGAAAACCTGAGCGAAGTCGAACTGTACCAACAGGCGCAGACCGACCTGGACAACAACAGCTATACCAGCGCCACGGCCAAGCTCAAGGCCCTGGAGTCGCGGTATCCGTTTGGTCGCTATGCCGATCAGGCCCAGCTGGAGCTGATCTACGCCAACTACAAGAACGCCGAGCCGGAAGCTGCGAAATCCGCCGCCGAGCGCTTCATTCGTCTGCATCCGCAGCACCCGAACGTCGATTACGCTTACTACCTCAAGGGCCTGACCTCCTTCGACCAGGACGTCGGCCTGCTGGCGCGCTTCCTGCCGCTGGACATGACCAAGCGGGACCCGGGCGCCGCGCGCGACTCCTACAACGAGTTCGCCCAGCTGACCAGCCGTTTCCCCAACAGCCGTTATTCGCCGGACGCCAAGCAGCGCATGATCTACCTGCGCAACCTGCTGGCCGCCTACGAAATCCACGTGGCTGACTACTACCTGACCCGTCAGGCCTACGTCGCTGCCGCCAACCGTGGCCGCTACGTGGTGGAAAACTTCCAGGAAACCCCCTCGGTGGGCGACGGCCTGGCAGTGATGACCGAAGCCTACCAGCGCCTGCACCTGGACGACCTGGCCGCCACCAGCCTGGAAACCCTCAAGCTCAACTACCCGGATCACCCGTCCCTGGAGGATGGTCAGTTCACTCCACGAGTTGACGAGGCCGACAACCGTTCGTGGCTGAGCAAGGCGACCCTGGGCCTGATCGAATCCCGTCCACCTCTGCCGCCGGGCGAAACCCGCGCCAACCAGGACGTTCAGCGCCAGTTCCAGGATGCCAAGGAAGCCATTCCAAACGAGCTCAAGCCCAAGGACGAAAATGGCGACGTGCTCGAAGAAGAAGAGCCTGAGAGCGAATCCAGCGATCGCTCCTGGTTCAGCTACATGACCTTCGGCCTGTTCGACTGA
- a CDS encoding DUF6124 family protein, translating into MIKVTPNPPETDPSSAHGGLDSQKLDEAAQRALDYYLGPKPETKKKPTSTQLFAVVDGIDTECLLANLSETLASANATVSDLAFELEGSRRHVALGVQQLIELSELLANRVLDERVPVAEG; encoded by the coding sequence ATGATCAAAGTCACACCCAATCCCCCCGAAACCGATCCCTCGTCAGCCCATGGCGGGCTCGATTCTCAAAAACTCGATGAAGCCGCCCAGCGCGCCCTCGACTATTACCTCGGCCCAAAGCCCGAAACCAAAAAGAAACCAACCTCAACCCAACTGTTCGCCGTGGTGGATGGCATCGACACCGAATGCCTGCTCGCCAACCTCAGCGAAACCCTGGCCTCAGCCAACGCAACCGTCAGCGACCTGGCCTTCGAACTCGAAGGCTCGCGACGGCATGTCGCATTGGGAGTGCAACAGTTGATTGAGCTGAGCGAGTTGTTGGCCAACCGTGTGCTGGATGAGCGGGTGCCGGTGGCGGAAGGCTAG
- a CDS encoding sigma-54-dependent transcriptional regulator, producing MTTRSRQRILIVDDEPDIRELLDITLGRMKLDTRSAENLAQARALLAEDTFDLCLTDMRLPDGTGLELVQHIQQRYPQLPVAMITAYGSLETAIDALKAGAFDFLTKPVDLGRLRELVTSALRLPSVAIPAASIERCLLGDSPPMHNVRKQIEKLARSQAPVYISGESGCGKELVARLIHEQGPRSAQRFVPVNCGAIPTELMESEFFGHRKGSFSGAIEDKPGLFQAAHGGTLFLDEVADLPLAMQVKLLRAIQEKAVRAVGGQQEEVVDVRILCATHKDLDAEVTAGRFRQDLYYRLNVIELRVPPLRERREDIESLANHTLQRLAANTGSPAVKLHPQALDALRNYRFPGNVRELENMLERAYTLCEHQLIEAHDLRLAEGISTTDAGSPDLMRVDNLEDYLEDVERKLILQALEETRWNRTAAAQRLKLSFRSMRYRLKKLGLD from the coding sequence TTGACTACGCGCTCACGGCAACGAATCCTGATCGTCGATGACGAACCGGACATCCGCGAACTCCTGGACATTACCCTGGGCCGGATGAAACTCGACACCCGCAGCGCCGAGAACCTTGCCCAGGCCCGGGCCCTGCTGGCTGAAGACACCTTTGACCTGTGCCTGACCGACATGCGCCTGCCCGACGGCACTGGCCTGGAGCTGGTGCAACATATCCAGCAACGCTACCCGCAATTGCCCGTGGCAATGATCACCGCCTACGGGAGCCTGGAAACCGCCATCGACGCCCTCAAGGCCGGCGCCTTCGACTTCCTGACCAAACCGGTCGACCTGGGTCGGCTGCGTGAGCTGGTAACCAGCGCATTACGCCTGCCGTCGGTCGCCATCCCGGCGGCGTCCATCGAGCGCTGTCTGCTGGGCGATTCCCCGCCGATGCACAACGTCCGCAAACAGATCGAAAAACTCGCTCGCAGTCAGGCGCCGGTCTACATCAGCGGGGAATCGGGTTGCGGCAAGGAACTGGTCGCCCGGTTGATCCATGAGCAAGGCCCGCGTTCCGCCCAGCGTTTTGTGCCGGTCAACTGTGGGGCGATTCCCACGGAGCTGATGGAAAGCGAGTTTTTCGGCCATCGAAAAGGCAGCTTCAGCGGCGCCATCGAAGACAAACCGGGACTGTTCCAGGCCGCTCACGGCGGGACCTTGTTCCTTGACGAAGTGGCCGACCTGCCCCTGGCGATGCAAGTCAAATTGCTGCGGGCCATCCAGGAAAAAGCCGTGCGGGCCGTTGGTGGCCAGCAGGAAGAAGTGGTGGATGTACGAATTCTTTGCGCCACCCACAAGGACCTGGACGCCGAAGTCACCGCCGGGCGCTTTCGCCAGGACCTGTACTATCGACTCAACGTCATCGAACTGCGCGTCCCGCCGCTGCGCGAACGCCGCGAAGACATCGAATCGCTCGCCAATCATACCCTCCAGCGCCTGGCCGCCAACACCGGCAGCCCCGCGGTCAAGCTCCATCCCCAAGCTCTGGACGCCCTTCGAAACTACCGCTTCCCGGGCAATGTTCGGGAACTGGAAAACATGCTCGAACGCGCCTACACCCTTTGCGAGCACCAGTTGATCGAAGCCCACGACCTGCGCCTGGCCGAGGGCATCAGCACCACCGACGCAGGCAGCCCCGACCTGATGCGGGTCGATAACCTGGAAGACTATCTGGAGGACGTCGAACGCAAACTCATCCTCCAGGCTTTGGAGGAAACCCGCTGGAACCGCACGGCGGCGGCCCAACGGTTGAAGTTGTCGTTTCGGTCGATGCGGTATCGGTTGAAGAAGTTGGGGTTGGATTGA
- the pgeF gene encoding peptidoglycan editing factor PgeF: MNDWLIPDWPAPAWVKACVTTRTGGVSLAPFDSLNLGDHVGDEPTAVAENRRRLTDRFAIRPAWLQQVHGITVVEADPAQVAIADASWTATPGIACTAMTADCLPVLFCNRAGTRVAAAHAGWRGLANGVLEATLDSLQVPADEILAWLGPAIGPQAFEVGPEVREAFMAQLPRAADAFVPGDTAGKFLADIYALARQRLAARGVTAVYGGGQCTVTDPRFFSYRRNSRTGRFASLIWLDR; encoded by the coding sequence ATGAATGACTGGCTGATACCCGACTGGCCCGCGCCGGCCTGGGTAAAGGCCTGCGTCACTACCCGTACCGGCGGCGTCAGCCTGGCGCCGTTCGACAGCCTCAACCTGGGCGACCATGTGGGCGATGAGCCCACGGCCGTCGCTGAGAACCGTCGCCGCCTCACCGATCGATTTGCCATTCGTCCGGCCTGGTTGCAGCAGGTCCACGGTATTACCGTGGTCGAGGCTGATCCGGCTCAGGTGGCCATCGCCGATGCCAGCTGGACCGCCACACCGGGTATCGCCTGTACGGCGATGACGGCGGACTGCCTGCCGGTGCTGTTCTGCAACCGTGCCGGCACCCGCGTCGCGGCAGCCCATGCCGGTTGGCGCGGGCTGGCCAACGGCGTACTGGAAGCGACTCTCGACAGTCTCCAGGTCCCGGCCGACGAAATCCTCGCCTGGCTCGGCCCGGCCATCGGTCCGCAAGCCTTTGAAGTGGGGCCAGAGGTGCGTGAAGCGTTCATGGCGCAACTGCCTAGGGCGGCAGACGCCTTCGTGCCTGGCGACACTGCCGGCAAGTTCCTGGCCGATATTTATGCACTGGCCCGCCAACGGCTGGCGGCGCGCGGTGTCACGGCGGTCTATGGGGGCGGCCAGTGCACGGTGACCGACCCACGCTTCTTTTCCTATCGGCGCAACTCGCGTACCGGTCGCTTCGCCTCCCTGATCTGGCTCGACCGCTAG
- the thiO gene encoding glycine oxidase ThiO — protein MTRQQQVVIVGGGVIGLLTAFNLASEGQRVVLLDRSSVGQESSWAGGGIVSPLYPWRYSPAVTALAHWSQDFYPQLAQRLFAATGVDPQVHVTGLYWLDLDDQAEALAWAEREGRPLRAVEISAVHDAVPVLGAGFSRAIHMADVANVRNPRLVKSLKAALLALPNVTLHEQCEVGGFIRDGGRIVGVNSSEGPILGDQVVLAAGAWSGELLKTLGLKLPVEPVKGQMILYKCASDFLSSMVLAKGRYAIPRRDGHILVGSTLEREGFDKTPTDVALDSLKASAQQLIPALADAEVVGHWAGLRPGSPEGIPYIGEVPGFSGLWLNCGHYRNGLVLAPASCRLFVDVMLGREPVIDPAPYAPAGRL, from the coding sequence ATGACCAGGCAACAGCAAGTGGTGATTGTCGGCGGCGGAGTCATTGGCCTGCTGACGGCGTTCAATCTCGCGTCCGAAGGGCAGCGCGTGGTGCTGCTGGACCGCTCCAGTGTCGGCCAGGAATCGTCCTGGGCCGGCGGCGGTATTGTTTCGCCGCTGTACCCCTGGCGCTACAGCCCGGCGGTCACCGCACTGGCCCACTGGTCGCAGGACTTTTATCCACAGCTGGCCCAGCGTCTGTTCGCGGCCACGGGGGTTGATCCGCAGGTGCATGTCACCGGTCTGTATTGGCTGGACCTGGACGATCAGGCCGAAGCACTGGCCTGGGCCGAGCGGGAAGGGCGCCCGTTGCGGGCTGTGGAAATCTCGGCTGTCCATGACGCGGTGCCAGTACTGGGCGCGGGTTTCTCCCGGGCGATCCACATGGCCGATGTGGCCAATGTGCGCAATCCCCGGTTGGTGAAGTCCCTCAAGGCTGCGTTGCTGGCGCTACCCAATGTCACGCTGCATGAGCAATGCGAGGTCGGCGGGTTCATCCGCGACGGTGGGCGTATTGTGGGGGTTAACAGCTCCGAGGGGCCGATCCTTGGCGATCAGGTGGTCCTGGCGGCGGGCGCCTGGAGCGGTGAACTGCTCAAGACTCTGGGGCTGAAGTTGCCGGTCGAGCCGGTCAAGGGCCAGATGATTCTGTACAAATGTGCGTCGGATTTTCTATCGAGCATGGTCCTGGCCAAGGGCCGTTATGCGATTCCGCGTCGCGACGGGCATATTCTGGTGGGCAGTACGCTGGAGCGCGAAGGCTTCGACAAGACCCCGACCGATGTTGCGCTCGATAGCCTGAAGGCGTCGGCGCAGCAGCTGATTCCTGCGCTGGCGGACGCCGAGGTGGTCGGGCATTGGGCCGGGTTGCGGCCTGGATCGCCGGAGGGCATTCCCTATATTGGTGAGGTGCCGGGGTTTTCGGGGTTGTGGTTGAACTGTGGGCATTATCGCAATGGGTTGGTGTTGGCTCCGGCGTCGTGTCGGTTGTTTGTTGATGTGATGTTGGGGCGTGAGCCGGTGATTGATCCTGCGCCTTATGCGCCGGCGGGGCGGTTGTAA
- the rluD gene encoding 23S rRNA pseudouridine(1911/1915/1917) synthase RluD, whose protein sequence is MSDKIELRAEVPSELGGQRLDQVAAQLFAEHSRSRLSAWIKDGRLTVDGAVIRPRDIVHGGAILELTAEQEAQGEWVAQDIALDIVYEDDDILVINKPAGLVVHPAAGHADGTLLNALLHHVPDIVNVPRAGIVHRLDKDTTGLMVVAKTIQAQTQLVTQLQSRSVSRIYECIVIGVVTAGGKINAPIGRHGQQRQRMAVMEGGKQAVSHYRVLERFRSHTHVRVKLETGRTHQIRVHMAHINFPLVGDPAYGGRFRIPPAASITMVESLKNFPRQALHARFLELDHPTTGKRMSWESPLPDDFVWLLTLLKQDREAFIG, encoded by the coding sequence ATGTCCGATAAAATAGAACTTCGCGCAGAGGTGCCGTCCGAATTGGGCGGCCAACGCCTCGATCAAGTCGCCGCACAACTCTTCGCCGAGCACTCGCGCTCGCGCCTTTCCGCCTGGATCAAGGACGGCCGCCTGACTGTGGATGGGGCGGTGATCCGCCCGCGCGACATCGTCCATGGCGGCGCCATCCTCGAACTGACTGCCGAGCAGGAGGCCCAGGGAGAATGGGTCGCCCAGGACATTGCCCTGGACATCGTCTATGAAGACGACGACATCCTGGTGATCAACAAGCCTGCGGGCCTGGTGGTGCATCCGGCCGCCGGTCATGCCGATGGCACCCTGCTCAACGCCTTGTTGCACCACGTGCCGGACATCGTCAACGTGCCCCGCGCGGGCATCGTGCACCGCCTGGACAAGGACACCACCGGTCTGATGGTGGTGGCCAAGACTATTCAGGCGCAGACACAACTGGTCACACAGCTGCAAAGTCGCAGCGTCAGCCGCATTTATGAATGCATCGTGATCGGCGTGGTCACCGCCGGTGGCAAGATCAACGCCCCCATCGGTCGTCACGGCCAGCAGCGCCAGCGCATGGCGGTGATGGAAGGCGGCAAGCAGGCGGTCAGCCACTACCGCGTGCTGGAGCGTTTTCGTTCCCATACGCATGTGCGAGTCAAGCTGGAAACCGGTCGTACCCACCAGATCCGCGTGCACATGGCCCACATCAACTTCCCGTTGGTGGGCGATCCGGCCTATGGCGGACGTTTCCGCATTCCGCCGGCCGCGAGTATCACCATGGTCGAGTCGTTGAAAAACTTCCCGCGCCAGGCGCTGCATGCACGTTTCCTGGAGCTGGATCATCCGACCACCGGCAAGCGCATGAGCTGGGAATCGCCGCTGCCGGATGACTTCGTCTGGCTGCTGACGTTGCTCAAGCAGGACCGCGAGGCGTTCATCGGATGA
- a CDS encoding PP0621 family protein: MLRLLFWIALIAAAIWLWRKFKGTSAAPNSPREQDAPPMVRCAHCGVHLPRDRALALEQQWYCSQAHLEQGPGTRDR, translated from the coding sequence ATGCTTCGTTTACTGTTCTGGATCGCCCTGATTGCCGCCGCGATATGGTTGTGGCGCAAGTTCAAGGGGACCTCTGCCGCGCCGAACTCCCCTCGGGAACAGGACGCACCACCCATGGTCCGTTGCGCCCATTGCGGCGTGCACCTGCCGCGAGATCGGGCACTGGCCCTCGAACAACAGTGGTATTGCAGCCAGGCTCACCTCGAGCAAGGCCCGGGCACTCGTGACCGCTGA